In Acipenser ruthenus chromosome 6, fAciRut3.2 maternal haplotype, whole genome shotgun sequence, the following proteins share a genomic window:
- the LOC131737327 gene encoding cysteine-rich venom protein Cau1-like translates to MSSSANSWDMAVQAWYDEVKDFKYGVGSTNGAVVGHYTQVVWYRSNKVGCAVAHCPGSKYEYFCVCQYCPPGNNQNLLTTPYKAGPSYGDCPGACEDKLCTNPCSYSDMYTNCPALKGTFGCGHPLVLAWCPASCKCTNEIK, encoded by the exons ATGTCCTCCAGTGCAAATTCCTGGGATATGGCAGTCCAGGCCTGGTATGATGAAGTCAAAGATTTTAAGTATGGAGTTGGATCAACAAATGGTGCTGTTGTTGGGCATTACACCCAG GTTGTGTGGTACAGGTCTAACAAGGTTGGCTGTGCAGTTGCTCATTGCCCTGGTTCTAAATATGAGTATTTTTGTGTATGCCAGTACTGCCCTCC AGGAAACAACCAGAATTTATTAACCACACCCTACAAAGCTGGTCCATCATACGGTGACTGCCCAGGTGCTTGTGAAGATAAGCTCTGCA CAAACCCATGTTCCTACTCAGACATGTATACCAACTGTCCTGCTCTGAAAGGGACTTTTGGATGTGGCCACCCATTGGTTTTGGCTTGGTGTCCTGCTTCATGCAAGTGTAcaaatgaaatcaaatga
- the LOC117410550 gene encoding serotriflin-like, which translates to MSSSANSWDMAVQAWYDEVKDFKYGVGSTNGAVVGHYTQVVWYRSNKVGCAVAHCPGSKYEYFCVCQYCPPGNNQNLLPTPYKAGPSYGDCPGACEDKLCTNPCSYSDMYSNCPALKGTFGCGHPSVLAWCPASCKCTNEIK; encoded by the exons ATGTCCTCCAGTGCAAATTCCTGGGATATGGCAGTCCAGGCCTGGTATGATGAAGTCAAAGATTTTAAGTATGGAGTTGGATCAACAAATGGTGCTGTTGTTGGGCATTACACCCAG GTTGTGTGGTACAGGTCTAACAAGGTTGGCTGTGCAGTTGCTCATTGCCCTGGTTCTAAATATGAGTATTTTTGTGTATGCCAGTACTGCCCTCC AGGAAACAACCAGAATTTATTACCCACACCCTACAAAGCTGGTCCATCATACGGTGACTGCCCAGGTGCTTGTGAAGATAAGCTCTGCA CAAACCCATGTTCCTACTCAGACATGTATTCCAACTGTCCTGCTCTGAAAGGGACTTTTGGATGTGGCCACCCATCGGTTTTGGCTTGGTGCCCTGCTTCATGCAAGTGTAcaaatgaaatcaaatga